From Mya arenaria isolate MELC-2E11 chromosome 12, ASM2691426v1, the proteins below share one genomic window:
- the LOC128211442 gene encoding uncharacterized protein LOC128211442 produces the protein MDTSTPVVKRTRAAKNVQKVTNLSHIENVESPISDTGYNSVQTPESTHSQSVYETPSVVSSQGSRVNDDNLSEVNADDTGRKAVVQLKKLADSFVAYATSDSAKSHAFKSRRKEVLEDHSYDNSKSLFSGVGAALSCSPCDSKNHRLTRATAQRRGVKPERICLDDSNEESVDETDEISHDEHEDDNIEVSVGSESTEDDEEDYHTSEGETEDLSAIAEGEEISEEDESDTECVESDGSEEYERESDSEKSSEFGRETRSTKKTSGTEKDKAFERLSESLLSNHVIERRSTRNTRKTRHRDSDLHDISDITDLLEMSHIDSSDSNCTLYMLNEDSTSVSSKHSTGRLSGHTEEEEVEEERSSEEEGSVDEAELEDDVEEEERKSVLTKHRTRRLSGHTEEEEVESSSGEEGNDVDDEMEDDVIEEEEDIEEDKDIEPMEESLHTPARKKYCLRDKYLEDLQNSFSEILTPVRRKSSLVPLSAQARVFLLCDQTEPITFKDALPGRMMSKCRKIGEGVYGEVFRSTGADNKNVAIKIIPIEGDFAVNDEPQKKFGEILPEIVIAKELSNLRTSKGSMTASFCEVNDVSCVRGKYPKELLTQWDTFNKNKSSENDRPDMFGDTQLFIVFEFADCGSSLESYEFETISQGKSVLTQVAYALAVAEEKLQFEHRDLHWGNVLVRPTEDEVITFQLLGKTYEVPSMGVEASVIDFTLSRLTKDGCTVFTDLSVDPALFEGKGDYQFDIYRLMKEGNGNQWKKFEARSNVLWLHYLADKLIYATRYPSQSGRQDRDVIRQFRQFTASMLNYNSSVEMVVDALFLNS, from the exons ATGGATACTAGTACCCCAGTCGTCAAGAGGACCAGAGcagcaaaaaatgttcaaaaggtGACGAATTTGTCGCATATAGAAAACGTTGAGAGTCCAATCTCTGATACCGGCTACAATTCTGTTCAGACACCAGAAAGTACACACTCCCAGAGTGTGTATGAAACGCCATCTGTCGTCTCCTCTCAGGGAAGCAGAGTTAATGATGATAACTTGTCAGAAGTAAATGCTGATGACACTGGTAGAAAAGCTGTTGTTCAGCTTAAAAAGTTGGCTGATAGTTTTGTGGCTTATGCTACAAGTGATAGTGCCAAATCACATGCTTTTAAAAGTCGTCGTAAAGAAGTACTTGAGGACCATAGTTATGATAATTCAAAAAGTTTGTTCAGTGGAGTTGGTGCAGCTTTGTCTTGTTCACCATGTGACTCTAAGAATCATAGGCTGACAAGAGCTACAGCACAACGTAGAGGAGTTAAACCGGAAAGGATTTGTTTAGATGACAGCAATGAGGAATCTGTTGATGAAACAGATGAAATAAGTCACGATGAACACGAAGATGATAATATTGAAGTTTCTGTTGGAAGTGAAAGCACTGAAGATGATGAAGAGGACTATCATACATCTGAAGGTGAAACTGAAGACTTAAGTGCAATAGCTGAAGGTGAAGAGATATCGGAAGAGGATGAAAGTGACACCGAATGTGTTGAAAGTGATGGCAGTGAAGAATATGAAAGAGAAAGTGATTCTGAGAAGTCCAGTGAGTTTGGTAGGGAAACTCGAAGCACTAAAAAGACTTCAGGAACAGAAAAAGACAAAGCTTTCGAAAGACTTTCAGAAAGCCTTTTGTCAAACCATGTTATTGAAAGACGTTCCACAAGAAATACAAGGAAAACTAGACATAGAGATTCTGATCTTCATGACATTTCTGATATTACTGATTTGTTAGAGATGTCGCATATTGATTCAAGTGACTCCAACTGTACTTTGTACATGCTAAATGAAGACAGTACGTCAGTTTCTAGTAAACATAGTACAGGGAGGCTTTCTGGGCATACTGAGGAGGAAGAGGTGGAAGAGGAGAGAAGTAGTGAGGAGGAAGGGAGTGTTGATGAGGCTGAATTGGAAGATGATGTTGAAGAGGAAGAAAGAAAATCAGTGCTTACTAAACATCGTACAAGAAGGCTTTCTGGGCATACTGAGGAGGAGGAGGTGGAGAGTAGCAGTGGGGAGGAAGGgaatgatgttgatgatgaaaTGGAAGACGACGTTATTGAAGAGGAGGAGGATATTGAAGAAGATAAGGATATAGAG CCGATGGAGGAGTCGCTACACACCCCAGCCAGGAAGAAGTACTGCCTGAGGGATAAATACCTGGAGGACCTTCAAAACTCATTCTCT GAAATACTGACTCCAGTGCGTAGAAAAAGCAGTCTAGTTCCATTGAGTGCCCAGGCGCGAGTGTTCCTACTGTGTGACCAGACAGAGCCAATCACATTCAAGGATGCACTGCCTGGAAG GATGATGTCCAAGTGTCGGAAGATTGGAGAAGGGGTGTATGGGGAGGTGTTCCGCAGCACGGGAGCAGACAACAAAAATGTGGCTATAAAG ATAATCCCAATTGAAGGTGACTTTGCAGTGAATGACGAGCCTCAGAAAAAGTTTGGGGAGATCCTTCCGGAGATTGTCATAGCCAA AGAGCTGAGCAACCTGCGAACAAGTAAGGGCTCCATGACCGCGAGTTTCTGCGAGGTGAACGATGTGTCATGTGTGAGGGGAAAATACCCAAAGGAACTTCTAACACAGTGGGACACGTTCAACAAAAACAAGTCCTCCGAGAACGATAGGCCTG ATATGTTTGGTGATACCCAGCTGTTCATCGTGTTTGAGTTTGCTGACTGTGGCTCTAGTCTGGAGTCTTACGAG TTTGAAACTATCAGCCAGGGAAAAAGCGTTTTGACACAAGTGGCCTATGCGCTAGCCGTAGCCGAAGAGAAATTACAATTTGAACACAGAGATTTGCACTGGGGAAACGTGCTGGTTCGCCCCACGGAGGACGAGGTCATAACGTTCCAGCTTCTCGGGAAAACATACGAGGTTCCCTCCATGGGGGTGGAGGCCAGTGTGATAGACTTCACTTTGTCACGGCTTACGAAAG ATGGTTGTACAGTGTTCACAGACCTGTCAGTTGATCCGGCCCTTTTCGAAGGAAAGGGCGATTACCAGTTTGACATCTACCGTCTGATGAAGGAAGGCAACGG AAACCAGTGGAAGAAGTTTGAAGCCcgaagtaatgttttatggctccACTATCTGGCAGACAAGCTCATCTACGCGACCCGCTACCCAAGCCAGTCTGGGCGGCAGGATCGAGATGTCATACGCCAATTTCGACAGTTTACAGCCTCAATGCTGAACTACAACAGTTCAGTGGAAATGGTGGTGGATGCACTGTTCCTGAACTCGTGA
- the LOC128211447 gene encoding C-factor-like: protein MSTTSIATVLVQGASRGIGLQFCRTLLSRQPNTCVIATCRNPNQADDLQRLLEDEPERLQVLQVDVTEEAKIKAAAEEVGKRHGRLDLLINCAGVLHPSGRGETSLRDVNMQGLTETCRTNAFGLLLMGKHFGQLLTKGTAMFGTHQPDSKRTHSGIMANISAKVGSITDNGLGGWYSYRMSKAALNMATKNLSIELGRGRTPVICVALHPGTVDTDLSRPYHKNVKNLFTTEDSVKKLLTVIDSLTVDDTGKFFTYNKELLPF, encoded by the exons ATGAGCACAACAAGCATAGCAACCGTGCTCGTGCAAGGGGCCAGTCGTGGAATTGGCTTGCAGTTCTGTAGGACACTATTGTCCAGGCAACCAAATACATGCGTGATAGCCACGTGCAGAAACCCCAACCAGGCAGATGACTTACAGAGGCTGCTAGAAGACGAACCAGAACGCCTGCAGGTGCTTCAGGTTGATGTCACTGAAGAGGCGAAAATAAAG GCTGCAGCAGAAGAAGTTGGTAAGCGGCACGGGCGTCTGGACCTCCTCATCAACTGTGCTGGTGTTCTCCACCCAAGTGGCCGCGGGGAAACCAGTCTCCGGGATGTCAATATGCAG GGATTGACGGAGACATGCAGAACAAACGCCTTTGGCCTTCTTCTGATGGGCAAACATTTTGGCCAGCTACTGACCAAAGGAACTGCCATGTTTGGAACACACCAGCCAGACTCCAAGCGAACACACTCCGGCATTATGGCAAACATATCTGCCAAAGTTGGATCAATCACTGACAATG GTCTTGGTGGTTGGTACAGCTACCGGATGTCGAAAGCTGCTCTCAACATGGCCACAAAGAATCTCAGTATCGAGCTGGGACGGGGCCGGACCCCGGTCATCTGTGTTGCCCTGCATCCCGGCACAGTAGACACTGACCTCTCCCGACCTTACCATAAAAATGTCAAGAACCTTTTCACCACAGAAGATAGTGTGAAGAAACTGTTAACTGTGATAGATAGCTTGACTGTTGATGACACAGGAAAGTTTTTTACTTACAACAAGGAATTGTTACCATTTTGA